In Actinoplanes derwentensis, the following proteins share a genomic window:
- a CDS encoding rhodanese-like domain-containing protein, which translates to MTTPTGTPAALDVPDLKHLLATGHAPRLIDVRTPAEFETTHIPGSYNVPLDLLREHRDELRNHLDEQVVLVCRSGQRAGQAEQALAGGGLPNLRVLTGGITAWQAANAPVTTGTPRWDLERQVRLVAGSIVLLAVLASVLIDPVKWVAALAGGGLAFAALTNTCAMGMLLARLPYNRGPRTDLDQVVTALTGDRR; encoded by the coding sequence ATGACCACGCCCACCGGCACCCCCGCCGCCCTCGATGTCCCCGACCTGAAACACCTGCTCGCCACCGGCCACGCGCCTCGGCTGATCGATGTGCGCACCCCAGCCGAGTTCGAGACCACGCACATCCCCGGCTCCTACAACGTGCCGCTGGATCTGCTGCGCGAGCACCGCGACGAACTCCGCAACCACCTCGACGAGCAGGTCGTTCTGGTCTGCCGCTCCGGGCAGCGCGCCGGCCAGGCCGAACAGGCCCTCGCCGGGGGAGGTCTGCCGAACCTGCGGGTACTCACCGGCGGAATCACCGCCTGGCAGGCCGCCAACGCACCGGTCACCACCGGCACACCCCGCTGGGACCTCGAACGGCAGGTCCGCCTGGTCGCCGGCAGCATCGTCCTGCTCGCGGTGCTCGCCAGCGTCCTGATCGATCCGGTCAAGTGGGTGGCCGCGCTGGCCGGTGGGGGTCTTGCCTTCGCGGCACTGACCAACACCTGCGCGATGGGCATGCTACTGGCCAGACTGCCCTACAACCGCGGCCCGCGCACCGACCTCGACCAGGTCGTCACCGCACTGACCGGCGACCGGCGGTAA
- a CDS encoding MBL fold metallo-hydrolase → MTDVTVEVVQTSSLGDRSYLAHDGQVAVVIDPQRDIDRILALAGSLGVRITHVAETHLHNDYVSGGLALAKLTGAAYLVATDDHVGFDRRAVTDGDELTVSPRMRLRVVATPGHTFHHLSYILDETAGPLGVFSGGSLLFGTTGRTDLLGKQHAHTLAEHQHASARRLADLLPDGAQVWPTHGFGSFCSATQSDAPESTIGRERTANPALRLETDDFVQQTLAGLDAYPAYYAHMGARNSTGADLIDLTPIAVADPAELAQRIADGEWVVDLRSRKAFTHRHLTGTLSFGLDGPMSTWLGWMAPWGAPITLLGDNDQQIADAQRELARIGIDRPATHATGSPDQWSGGDDTRLTELTTAAFTDLAAARTGTSPHGLPRVDVLLDVRMTNEWRAGHIDGAIHIPLPDLPHRLADVPAGTVWVHCGSGYRAAAATSLLQRAGRQVVHIDDAYPTAAGAGLPIVAGH, encoded by the coding sequence GTGACTGACGTGACCGTGGAAGTCGTACAGACATCATCGCTGGGTGACCGGAGCTACCTGGCCCACGACGGGCAGGTAGCGGTCGTCATCGACCCGCAACGCGACATCGACCGCATCCTGGCCCTCGCGGGCAGCCTCGGCGTGCGGATCACCCACGTGGCCGAGACCCACCTGCACAACGACTACGTCTCCGGCGGCCTCGCCCTGGCGAAGCTGACCGGGGCGGCCTACCTGGTCGCCACCGACGATCATGTCGGCTTCGACCGCCGGGCGGTGACCGACGGCGACGAACTCACCGTGTCACCACGGATGCGCCTGCGGGTCGTCGCCACGCCCGGCCACACCTTCCACCACCTGTCCTACATCCTCGACGAGACCGCCGGGCCGCTCGGCGTGTTCAGCGGCGGATCGCTGCTGTTCGGCACCACCGGCCGCACCGACCTGCTCGGTAAACAGCACGCGCACACTCTGGCCGAACACCAGCACGCCTCCGCCAGGCGGTTGGCCGACCTGCTGCCCGACGGCGCCCAGGTATGGCCGACCCACGGTTTCGGCAGCTTCTGCTCGGCCACCCAGTCCGACGCCCCGGAGTCCACCATCGGCCGGGAACGCACCGCCAACCCGGCGCTGCGCCTGGAGACCGACGACTTCGTCCAGCAGACCCTGGCCGGCCTGGACGCCTATCCGGCCTACTACGCGCACATGGGTGCCCGCAACTCCACCGGCGCCGATCTGATCGACCTCACCCCGATCGCCGTGGCCGACCCGGCCGAACTCGCGCAGCGGATCGCCGACGGCGAGTGGGTGGTCGACCTGCGCTCCCGCAAGGCGTTCACACATCGGCATCTGACCGGCACGCTCAGCTTCGGCCTGGACGGGCCGATGTCGACCTGGCTCGGCTGGATGGCCCCGTGGGGCGCGCCGATCACCCTGCTCGGCGACAACGACCAGCAGATCGCCGACGCCCAGCGCGAACTCGCCCGCATCGGCATCGACCGGCCCGCCACCCACGCCACAGGCAGCCCCGATCAATGGTCCGGCGGCGACGACACCCGCCTCACCGAACTCACCACCGCCGCCTTCACCGACCTGGCCGCCGCCCGTACCGGCACATCACCGCACGGCCTGCCCCGTGTCGACGTTCTGCTCGACGTGCGGATGACCAACGAATGGCGGGCCGGCCACATCGACGGCGCGATCCACATCCCGCTGCCCGACCTGCCGCACCGCCTCGCCGACGTGCCCGCCGGCACGGTCTGGGTGCACTGCGGCTCCGGCTATCGCGCCGCGGCAGCGACCAGCCTGCTGCAACGCGCAGGTCGCCAGGTCGTGCACATCGACGACGCCTACCCCACCGCGGCCGGCGCCGGCCTGCCCATCGTTGCCGGACACTGA
- a CDS encoding rhodanese-like domain-containing protein, with protein MTVREIRVDQLGAGVLLDVRSPNEYAAGHLPGAVNVPLDELETAAARYAGQDVVTVCHSGARSLAAARLLDAAGARVQSLAGGTEAWRQAGHPVETGH; from the coding sequence ATGACAGTCAGAGAGATCCGTGTCGACCAGTTGGGCGCCGGGGTGTTGCTCGATGTGCGCAGCCCGAACGAGTACGCCGCCGGTCATCTGCCCGGTGCGGTGAACGTGCCACTCGACGAACTGGAGACGGCCGCCGCTCGCTACGCCGGGCAGGACGTGGTGACGGTGTGCCACTCCGGCGCCAGGAGCCTGGCCGCCGCCCGGCTGCTGGACGCCGCGGGCGCCCGGGTGCAGTCGCTGGCCGGCGGCACCGAGGCCTGGCGGCAGGCCGGACATCCCGTCGAGACCGGCCACTGA
- a CDS encoding metal-sensitive transcriptional regulator yields MEMSPILLKDALTRLKRAQGQLGAVIAMIENGEDCRRVLTQLAAVSSAVDRAGFKIIATGMRECQTARQRGEEPPMSEEELEKLFMSLS; encoded by the coding sequence ATGGAGATGAGTCCGATCCTGCTCAAGGATGCGTTGACCCGATTGAAGCGAGCACAGGGACAGCTCGGTGCGGTGATCGCGATGATCGAGAACGGCGAGGACTGCCGGCGTGTGCTGACCCAGCTGGCCGCGGTCTCGAGCGCCGTCGACCGGGCGGGTTTCAAGATCATCGCTACCGGGATGCGGGAGTGTCAGACCGCCCGGCAGCGGGGCGAGGAGCCGCCGATGAGCGAGGAAGAGCTCGAGAAGCTGTTCATGTCCCTGTCCTGA
- a CDS encoding FAD-dependent oxidoreductase, with product MKTVIVGAVAGGMSAATRLRRLDPEADIVVFERGEHVSYANCGLPYHVGGVIADREALLLNTPDSLRARFDLDVRVRTEVAAIDRDRQAVQVREIDGGRRYEEHYDRLVLSPGAAPFVPDLPGIERAMTLRSVTDADRLTTLIAEQRPRTAVVVGGGFIGLETAENLRRRGLPVDLVELDRQVLAPLDPEMVTAVHAELRRHGVRVHCGTALTKVLPAAVELTDGRHLDADLVLLAIGVRPETGLARAAGLAIGPRGGIAVDDAMRTSDPHIFAVGDAVEKIDRIDGETTLIPLANIANRQGRLAADTIAGRPGRLQGRLGTAIVQIFDLTVAVTGWNEKRLRAAGRPYHAIHTHPASHAGYYPGAQPMSLKLLFDPHDGRILGAQAVGGDGVDKRIDVLATAIRAGLTAADLADLELAYAPAFGSAKDPVNMLGYIADNLRTDGQHSLQWHELDDALADGATLVDVRTAAEHSAGHIPGSINLPLDELRDHLDDLPDSDLIVYCQVGQRGHTATALLTGLGHRAINLDGGYRTWQAGNAARPPSETHESLYGRRPE from the coding sequence ATGAAGACCGTCATCGTGGGCGCCGTGGCCGGCGGGATGTCAGCGGCGACCAGGCTGCGCCGCCTCGACCCCGAGGCCGACATCGTGGTGTTCGAACGCGGCGAACACGTCTCCTACGCCAACTGCGGCCTGCCTTACCACGTCGGCGGCGTGATCGCCGACCGCGAGGCTCTGCTGCTGAACACACCCGACAGCCTGCGCGCCCGCTTCGACCTCGACGTCCGGGTCCGCACCGAGGTCGCCGCCATCGACCGCGACCGGCAAGCCGTACAGGTGCGTGAGATCGACGGCGGCCGACGGTACGAGGAGCACTACGACCGGTTGGTGCTCAGCCCGGGGGCGGCGCCGTTCGTGCCGGACCTGCCCGGCATCGAACGAGCGATGACCCTACGGTCGGTCACCGACGCCGATCGGCTCACCACCCTGATCGCCGAGCAACGGCCCAGGACCGCCGTGGTGGTCGGCGGTGGATTCATCGGCCTGGAGACCGCGGAGAACCTGCGCCGTCGCGGGCTGCCGGTCGACCTCGTCGAACTCGACCGGCAGGTGCTCGCGCCCCTGGACCCGGAGATGGTCACCGCGGTCCACGCAGAACTGCGCCGCCACGGCGTCCGCGTGCACTGCGGCACCGCCCTGACCAAGGTGTTGCCCGCCGCGGTCGAACTCACCGACGGCCGGCACCTCGACGCCGACCTGGTCCTGCTGGCCATCGGCGTACGCCCGGAGACCGGCCTGGCCCGGGCCGCCGGACTGGCCATCGGCCCGCGCGGCGGTATCGCCGTCGACGACGCGATGCGAACCAGCGACCCGCACATCTTCGCCGTCGGCGACGCGGTCGAGAAGATCGACCGTATCGACGGCGAAACCACACTGATCCCTCTGGCCAACATCGCCAACCGGCAAGGACGCCTCGCCGCCGATACGATCGCCGGCCGCCCCGGCCGTCTGCAGGGGCGCCTCGGCACCGCCATCGTGCAGATCTTCGACCTGACCGTCGCCGTCACCGGCTGGAACGAGAAGCGCCTCCGCGCAGCCGGCCGCCCCTACCATGCGATCCACACCCACCCCGCGTCCCACGCCGGCTACTACCCGGGCGCCCAGCCGATGTCGCTCAAACTGCTGTTCGACCCCCACGACGGGCGGATCCTCGGCGCTCAAGCCGTCGGCGGCGACGGCGTCGACAAACGCATCGACGTTCTCGCGACCGCGATCCGCGCAGGCCTGACCGCCGCGGACCTCGCCGACCTCGAACTCGCCTACGCGCCCGCCTTCGGCTCGGCGAAGGATCCGGTCAACATGCTCGGCTACATCGCCGACAACCTGCGCACCGACGGCCAGCACAGCCTGCAATGGCACGAACTCGACGACGCCCTCGCCGACGGCGCCACCCTGGTCGACGTGCGCACCGCCGCGGAACACTCCGCCGGGCACATCCCCGGCTCGATCAATCTGCCACTCGACGAACTGCGCGACCACCTCGACGACCTGCCCGACAGCGACCTGATCGTCTACTGCCAGGTCGGCCAGCGCGGCCACACCGCCACCGCCCTGCTCACCGGCCTCGGCCACCGAGCCATCAACCTCGACGGCGGCTACCGCACCTGGCAAGCCGGCAATGCGGCACGTCCACCATCAGAGACCCACGAGTCCCTGTACGGCCGCCGTCCGGAGTGA
- the sqr gene encoding type III sulfide quinone reductase, selenoprotein subtype — MRRLLVLGAGTAGTMVVNKLRHRLLAPDWQITVVEPGDTHFYQPGYLFLPFGIYAPAQVVKPTRSLISDTVELIRGEVDRVDPADNRVLLSDGRSLPYDYLVIATGVTPRPDQTPGMLDGGRWRRSIFDFYTYDGALALAHALDTFDGGRLVVHITDMPIKCPVAPLEFTLLADAHLRRRGLRDRVELVYATPLPGAFTKPIAAARLGSMLDDRKITVEPDFLVERIEDKRLVSYDEREIAFDLLVTVPLNMGADYVARSGLGNELNLVPVDRHTMLAKAYDNIFALGDANDIPTSKAGSVAHFSVEVFADNFVEYAAGTPMTGRFDGHANCFVESGDGKALLIDFNYDTEPLPGSYPIPVAGPFRLLDETAVNHWGKLAFRWMYWNVLLPGRPIPLPAHMSMAGKQTP; from the coding sequence ATGCGACGGTTGCTCGTACTGGGTGCCGGTACAGCGGGCACGATGGTGGTCAACAAGCTGCGCCACCGGCTGCTCGCCCCGGACTGGCAGATCACCGTGGTCGAGCCCGGCGACACACACTTCTACCAGCCGGGCTACCTGTTCCTGCCATTCGGCATCTACGCGCCGGCTCAGGTCGTCAAGCCGACCCGGTCGTTGATCTCCGACACAGTGGAACTGATCCGTGGCGAGGTCGACAGGGTGGACCCGGCGGACAATCGGGTGCTGTTGTCCGACGGCCGGTCGCTGCCCTATGACTACCTGGTGATCGCTACCGGCGTCACACCCCGGCCGGACCAGACACCGGGCATGCTCGACGGCGGCCGGTGGCGCCGCAGCATCTTCGACTTCTACACCTACGACGGTGCGCTCGCGCTGGCGCACGCCCTCGACACGTTCGACGGCGGCCGACTGGTCGTGCACATCACCGACATGCCGATCAAGTGCCCGGTCGCGCCACTTGAGTTCACCCTTCTCGCCGATGCCCACCTGCGCCGGCGTGGCCTGCGTGACCGGGTCGAACTGGTGTACGCCACCCCGCTGCCCGGGGCGTTCACCAAACCGATCGCGGCCGCGCGGCTCGGCTCGATGCTCGACGACCGGAAGATCACCGTCGAACCGGACTTCCTGGTCGAACGCATCGAGGACAAGAGGCTCGTGTCCTACGACGAGCGGGAGATCGCCTTCGATCTGCTGGTCACCGTGCCGCTGAACATGGGCGCCGACTACGTGGCCCGTTCGGGGCTCGGCAACGAGCTGAACCTGGTGCCCGTTGACCGGCACACCATGCTCGCCAAGGCGTACGACAACATCTTCGCCCTCGGCGACGCCAACGACATCCCGACCTCCAAAGCCGGGTCGGTCGCTCACTTCTCCGTCGAAGTCTTCGCCGACAACTTCGTCGAGTACGCGGCCGGCACCCCGATGACCGGACGCTTCGACGGCCACGCCAACTGCTTCGTCGAGTCCGGCGACGGCAAAGCGCTGCTCATCGACTTCAACTACGACACCGAACCCCTGCCGGGCAGCTACCCGATACCGGTCGCCGGCCCGTTCCGGCTACTCGACGAGACGGCCGTGAACCACTGGGGCAAGCTCGCGTTCCGCTGGATGTATTGGAACGTGCTCCTGCCCGGGCGGCCGATCCCGTTGCCAGCGCACATGTCGATGGCCGGCAAGCAAACCCCGTGA
- a CDS encoding TusE/DsrC/DsvC family sulfur relay protein, with translation MPVTTIAGRDIHVDDEGFLTVYDEWDPDLAKRLAAQIGIDLTDAHFKALTFLRDDYATQGETATLRRVSTLGGIPTRQLFALFPKKPAKKMAYIAGLPKPHGCV, from the coding sequence ATGCCCGTCACCACCATCGCCGGCCGCGACATCCACGTCGACGACGAAGGATTCCTGACCGTCTACGACGAATGGGACCCCGACCTGGCCAAGCGGTTGGCCGCGCAGATCGGCATCGACCTGACCGACGCGCACTTCAAAGCACTCACATTCCTGCGTGACGACTACGCCACCCAAGGCGAGACCGCCACCCTGCGCCGCGTCTCCACGCTGGGCGGTATCCCGACCAGGCAACTGTTCGCGCTGTTCCCCAAGAAGCCGGCCAAGAAGATGGCCTACATCGCCGGCCTGCCCAAACCACACGGCTGCGTCTGA
- a CDS encoding DsrE/DsrF/DrsH-like family protein — protein MTNDAAPAIIPNFDDEQSAGRKLAIICSKGTLDMAYPGLILANAALGEGVETHLFFTFWGFDMITKSRMADLKFTMLGNTATHLPQGIGGLPGMTAVTTHQMKKQIADAGVPEVPDFLEQIVASGGHLWACRMSADMMHLAKPDLYDGVEDIINAADFIEKTHGAQLLFI, from the coding sequence ATGACCAATGATGCCGCACCGGCGATCATCCCGAACTTCGACGACGAGCAGAGCGCCGGCCGCAAACTCGCCATCATCTGTTCCAAGGGCACCCTCGACATGGCCTACCCCGGCCTCATCCTCGCCAACGCCGCCCTCGGCGAAGGCGTCGAGACCCACCTGTTCTTCACTTTCTGGGGCTTCGACATGATCACCAAGTCGCGGATGGCCGATCTGAAGTTCACGATGCTGGGTAACACCGCCACCCACCTGCCACAGGGGATCGGCGGCCTGCCCGGGATGACCGCTGTCACCACCCACCAGATGAAGAAGCAGATCGCCGACGCGGGAGTGCCCGAGGTGCCCGACTTCCTGGAGCAGATCGTCGCCTCCGGCGGCCACCTGTGGGCCTGCCGGATGTCGGCCGACATGATGCACCTGGCCAAGCCCGACCTCTACGACGGCGTCGAAGACATCATCAACGCCGCCGACTTCATCGAGAAGACCCACGGCGCGCAGCTCCTGTTCATCTAG
- a CDS encoding response regulator transcription factor: MSGVVLVVEDDRELREVVRRYLERDGCTVHTTGSGAEALSLLAGGGVDLVVLDLGLPDVDGLEVLAAARQQQEVPVVVLTARSQVEDRIDGLRRGADDYVTKPFSPTELVLRVKAVLHRTQGADSGGPESPAFGGGRLRIDDTRHEAHLDGIALELTPTEWGLLTALAAIPGRVFSRYELVNRVRGYEFAGYERTIDSHVKNLRRKLGDNGAEIVETVLGVGYRLGWSRDH, encoded by the coding sequence ATGTCCGGTGTGGTTCTCGTGGTCGAGGACGATCGGGAACTGCGGGAAGTCGTCCGCCGCTACCTCGAACGCGACGGCTGCACCGTGCACACCACCGGCTCCGGCGCCGAGGCGTTGAGCCTGCTCGCCGGCGGCGGAGTCGACCTGGTCGTGCTCGATCTCGGCCTGCCCGATGTGGACGGGCTGGAGGTCCTGGCTGCCGCCCGCCAGCAACAGGAGGTGCCGGTGGTGGTGCTGACCGCGCGCAGCCAGGTCGAGGACCGCATCGACGGGCTGCGCCGCGGTGCCGACGACTATGTCACCAAACCGTTCAGCCCCACCGAACTCGTCCTGCGGGTCAAAGCCGTCCTGCACCGCACCCAGGGCGCCGACAGCGGCGGGCCCGAGTCGCCGGCCTTCGGCGGCGGACGGCTGCGGATCGACGACACCAGGCACGAAGCGCACCTGGACGGGATCGCGCTGGAACTGACCCCTACCGAGTGGGGCCTGCTGACCGCCCTGGCCGCCATCCCGGGCCGGGTGTTCTCCCGCTACGAACTGGTCAACCGGGTCCGCGGGTACGAGTTTGCCGGCTACGAACGCACCATCGACTCGCACGTGAAGAACCTGCGCCGCAAACTCGGCGACAACGGCGCCGAGATCGTCGAGACCGTCCTCGGCGTCGGATACCGGCTCGGGTGGTCCCGTGATCACTGA
- a CDS encoding HAMP domain-containing sensor histidine kinase, whose protein sequence is MITDRWFYGPLRSPLGRRLLAAFLFVALSSVAVLTAAALVGTAQGLTSAQQNDRREAAARTAEAAAVAYQRADGWAGADLTAASAIAGAAGAGLVVRDGDDQMVWPGRGMGPGMNGMHAAPTVVEAPVITDGRSVGDVRLAFTTTATAGRAVAWSWVLGAAAVALLTALLAAGYVTRRLTRPLHALIGAARRFAAGEPAARARTGGPGELGELADAFDTMADEVVRAGQVRRRLAADVAHELRTPLAALQAGLEELRDGLREPGIERLAALHDQTLRLGRVVQDLADLSAAESAALSLRRTDTDLADIARTAVAAYQGLLDAAGLRADTDLTVALPVYADPDRLHQAVTNVLANAARYCRLGDRVTISGHRSGDVAVLEITDTGPGIPADELPHVFQRLWRGHRARSVAGSGIGLAVVRELVTAHSGTVSAASPPAGGTTITIQLPFARTARADR, encoded by the coding sequence GTGATCACTGACCGCTGGTTCTACGGCCCGCTACGCAGTCCGCTCGGGCGGCGGTTGCTCGCTGCGTTCCTGTTCGTCGCGCTGTCCTCGGTCGCCGTCCTGACCGCCGCCGCGCTGGTCGGTACCGCCCAAGGTCTGACCAGCGCCCAGCAGAACGACCGCCGGGAAGCCGCGGCCCGTACCGCCGAAGCCGCGGCCGTCGCCTATCAGCGGGCCGATGGCTGGGCCGGTGCCGACCTGACCGCCGCGTCGGCGATCGCTGGTGCCGCCGGCGCCGGACTCGTCGTGCGCGACGGCGATGACCAGATGGTCTGGCCGGGCCGGGGAATGGGGCCGGGGATGAACGGGATGCACGCTGCCCCGACCGTGGTCGAGGCCCCCGTCATCACCGACGGGCGGAGCGTCGGCGACGTCCGGCTCGCGTTCACCACGACCGCCACCGCCGGGCGGGCGGTGGCCTGGTCCTGGGTGCTCGGCGCCGCCGCCGTGGCGCTGCTCACCGCCCTGCTCGCCGCCGGCTACGTGACCCGGCGACTGACCCGGCCGCTGCACGCCCTCATCGGGGCGGCTCGCCGGTTCGCCGCCGGCGAACCCGCCGCCCGGGCACGTACCGGCGGCCCGGGAGAACTCGGTGAACTCGCCGACGCGTTCGACACCATGGCCGACGAGGTGGTCCGCGCCGGTCAGGTCCGGCGCCGCCTCGCCGCCGACGTCGCCCACGAACTGCGCACCCCGCTCGCAGCGCTGCAGGCCGGCCTCGAAGAACTCCGCGACGGCCTGCGCGAACCGGGCATCGAACGCCTTGCCGCCCTGCACGACCAGACACTGCGCCTGGGCCGTGTGGTGCAGGACCTCGCGGACCTGTCCGCGGCCGAGTCCGCCGCGCTGTCACTGCGCCGCACCGACACCGACCTGGCCGACATCGCCCGAACCGCGGTGGCCGCGTACCAGGGCCTGCTCGACGCCGCCGGTCTGCGCGCCGACACGGACCTGACGGTCGCGCTGCCCGTGTACGCGGACCCGGACCGGCTGCACCAGGCCGTGACAAACGTGCTCGCCAACGCCGCCCGGTACTGCCGCCTCGGCGACCGCGTCACCATCAGTGGGCACCGCAGTGGCGACGTCGCCGTCCTGGAGATCACCGACACCGGCCCCGGCATCCCCGCCGACGAACTCCCGCACGTCTTCCAGCGACTCTGGCGCGGCCACCGGGCCCGATCCGTCGCCGGCTCCGGCATCGGCCTCGCCGTGGTCCGCGAACTGGTCACCGCCCACAGTGGCACCGTCTCGGCGGCCTCACCACCCGCCGGGGGCACCACCATCACCATCCAACTCCCGTTCGCGCGCACGGCCCGGGCAGATCGATAG
- a CDS encoding ferritin-like domain-containing protein, giving the protein MRTTTRRAAVLVAAGALGLSGLAAASAMAAASPFAGHPVVAATPGPGWSDGMGSGYGKGGSAMMGIGARDGSCLEAPIAAAKGTLSEAQKTTLVAMAQEEKAAHDLYTAFAGKYDAIVFDRIAASEARHLTTVRTLLSRYGVADPTTGEPAGKFSDPAAQASYDTLLAQGQAGQAAALQVGVTVEQTDIADLTAALGGLSAPDVTQVYTQLRMASQHHLAAFQNWSTR; this is encoded by the coding sequence ATGAGGACGACGACACGCAGGGCTGCAGTTCTGGTCGCCGCCGGTGCGCTCGGCCTCAGTGGGCTCGCCGCGGCGTCGGCGATGGCCGCGGCGAGTCCGTTCGCCGGCCACCCGGTGGTGGCGGCAACACCCGGACCGGGATGGTCCGACGGCATGGGCTCGGGGTACGGCAAGGGAGGTTCCGCGATGATGGGGATCGGTGCCCGTGACGGGTCCTGCCTCGAAGCGCCGATCGCCGCCGCGAAAGGCACCCTCTCCGAGGCGCAGAAGACGACGCTGGTCGCCATGGCGCAGGAGGAGAAGGCGGCGCACGACTTGTACACGGCGTTCGCCGGCAAGTATGACGCGATCGTCTTCGACCGGATCGCCGCCTCGGAGGCCCGGCACCTGACCACGGTGCGGACGCTGTTGTCCCGGTACGGCGTCGCCGACCCGACGACGGGCGAGCCCGCCGGGAAGTTCAGCGACCCGGCTGCGCAGGCGAGCTATGACACGCTGCTGGCGCAGGGCCAGGCCGGCCAGGCGGCCGCGCTGCAGGTGGGCGTGACGGTCGAGCAGACCGACATCGCCGACCTCACCGCCGCCCTGGGCGGGCTGAGCGCCCCCGACGTCACGCAGGTCTACACCCAGCTGCGGATGGCTTCGCAGCATCACCTGGCCGCGTTCCAGAACTGGTCCACCCGGTGA
- a CDS encoding IS701 family transposase, which translates to MGFSHWFSRADVRWQAWKYLRGLMAPIERRSGWSLAEHAGDATPDKMQGLLVSRCLDRDKLRDEVRSALVAAIGDEAGVLVADETGFIKKGRSSAGVQRQYTGTTGKIDNCQLGVFLTYHTRHGRAHVDRELYLPKSWTDDRDRCRRAHIGDDVPFATKPEQARSMLERAVDAKVPFAWFTGDEAYGQNRALREWCEQQDIHYVLATRKDHEVASGLHTTTRVDALIGKVRAGAWRRMSCGDGAHGPRVYDWTSVPIRTEFEHGRRGWVLARRSISSGELAYYVCFGPRGTRLRRLVATAGARWAVEESFQIAKNEAGMDQYQFRRYDAWYAHITLSMAAAAFLTITRAREAEKGAPPATTARTA; encoded by the coding sequence CTGGGGTTTTCGCATTGGTTCAGCCGGGCGGATGTCCGGTGGCAGGCGTGGAAGTATCTGCGGGGGTTGATGGCGCCGATCGAGCGGCGTAGTGGCTGGAGTCTGGCCGAGCATGCCGGTGACGCGACGCCGGACAAGATGCAGGGTTTGCTGGTCAGCCGGTGTCTGGACCGGGACAAGCTGCGTGATGAGGTGCGGTCCGCGCTGGTGGCGGCGATCGGCGATGAGGCCGGGGTGCTGGTCGCTGACGAGACCGGCTTCATCAAGAAGGGAAGATCATCGGCCGGTGTTCAAAGGCAGTACACCGGAACGACCGGGAAGATCGACAACTGCCAGCTCGGGGTGTTCCTGACCTACCACACCCGGCATGGGCGGGCACACGTCGACCGGGAGTTGTACCTGCCGAAGTCCTGGACCGACGACCGGGACCGGTGCCGGCGTGCGCACATCGGCGACGACGTCCCGTTCGCCACCAAACCCGAGCAGGCCAGGTCCATGCTGGAACGTGCGGTCGACGCGAAGGTGCCGTTCGCCTGGTTCACCGGCGACGAGGCGTACGGCCAGAACCGGGCACTGCGCGAATGGTGTGAACAGCAGGACATTCACTATGTGCTGGCCACCCGTAAGGATCATGAGGTCGCGTCCGGGCTGCACACCACCACCCGCGTCGACGCGTTGATCGGCAAGGTCCGGGCCGGGGCCTGGCGGCGGATGTCCTGCGGTGACGGCGCCCACGGCCCGCGTGTCTACGACTGGACGAGTGTCCCGATCCGCACCGAGTTCGAGCATGGCCGGCGTGGCTGGGTGCTGGCCCGGCGCAGCATCAGCAGCGGCGAACTGGCGTACTACGTGTGCTTCGGCCCGCGCGGCACCCGGCTGCGCAGGCTGGTGGCCACGGCGGGCGCGAGGTGGGCGGTCGAGGAATCGTTCCAGATCGCGAAGAACGAGGCCGGCATGGACCAGTACCAGTTCCGCCGCTACGACGCCTGGTACGCCCACATCACCCTGTCCATGGCCGCCGCCGCGTTCCTGACCATCACCCGCGCCCGCGAAGCCGAAAAGGGGGCACCACCGGCGACCACGGCCAGGACGGCCTGA